One part of the Bacillus sp. FJAT-45350 genome encodes these proteins:
- a CDS encoding IS110 family transposase, with protein MNPVIGLDVSKGESQVQAFLDKGNPFRKSFKISHTLEGLASLREFLEEVKEQSGVKPPIILESTGHYQTPVVHYLEERGYLLIIINPLISYKAKSSSLRKVKTDAVDAYHLCELFYKEELEPYKKRGVQLLNLRNLTRQHENITGTLIQTKLQFQAILDQVFPEYRGVFGDLYSVVSLLTLLEFPSSEDILNVNEEILTEKISELCKSRSIRWANEKANELIAAAKRNPFEKTVYQSHILSLGMFINIILQYKEHLSKLESEIDALAKEIEEYNIIKSIPGIGEKIAATIISEIGEIDRFDNPKKLVAFAGVDPSVFESGKFTATRNRITKRGSSRLRHALYMAVRCAIRDCRKKKTSDEIIPRNKKLRAFYDKKREEGKPFKVAVIACVNKLLHWIYALLNSKSAFQDIA; from the coding sequence ATGAATCCAGTCATAGGTCTGGATGTTTCAAAGGGAGAAAGTCAGGTTCAAGCATTTCTTGATAAGGGGAATCCATTTCGTAAGAGTTTTAAAATAAGTCATACCTTGGAGGGGCTTGCTTCTCTTAGAGAATTTCTTGAGGAAGTGAAAGAACAATCGGGTGTAAAACCACCAATTATTTTAGAGTCAACAGGGCATTATCAAACACCAGTGGTTCATTACTTAGAGGAACGTGGGTACTTGTTGATTATCATTAACCCACTGATTTCCTATAAGGCGAAAAGTTCGAGTTTAAGGAAGGTTAAGACCGATGCGGTTGATGCTTATCACCTCTGCGAGCTCTTTTACAAAGAAGAGTTAGAACCCTATAAAAAGCGTGGAGTTCAACTCTTAAACCTTCGTAATCTAACAAGACAACATGAAAATATTACAGGTACACTGATTCAAACTAAATTACAATTCCAAGCCATCCTTGACCAAGTATTCCCTGAGTATAGAGGGGTTTTTGGCGATTTATATTCAGTGGTGTCGCTCTTAACTTTATTAGAGTTCCCATCTTCTGAAGATATTCTAAACGTGAATGAAGAGATACTAACTGAAAAGATAAGTGAGCTTTGTAAGAGTCGTTCAATAAGATGGGCAAACGAAAAAGCGAATGAACTTATAGCTGCGGCTAAACGTAATCCATTCGAAAAGACTGTTTACCAAAGCCATATTTTAAGCCTTGGAATGTTCATCAATATTATTCTTCAATATAAAGAGCACCTATCAAAGTTAGAGTCAGAGATAGATGCCCTTGCCAAAGAAATTGAAGAATATAATATTATCAAATCTATCCCTGGTATCGGAGAAAAGATCGCGGCAACGATTATCTCTGAAATTGGTGAGATAGACCGATTTGATAATCCCAAGAAACTTGTAGCTTTCGCTGGTGTTGATCCTAGTGTATTCGAGTCTGGTAAGTTTACAGCTACCAGAAACCGAATTACGAAGCGAGGGTCAAGTAGGCTTCGACATGCCTTATATATGGCAGTCCGCTGTGCCATACGTGATTGTCGCAAAAAGAAGACGAGTGATGAAATCATTCCTCGTAATAAGAAATTACGTGCGTTTTATGATAAAAAGCGTGAGGAAGGAAAACCTTTTAAAGTAGCTGTTATTGCTTGTGTTAATAAGCTCTTACACTGGATTTACGCCCTATTAAATAGCAAGAGTGCTTTCCAAGATATAGCCTAA
- the modA gene encoding molybdate ABC transporter substrate-binding protein → MIINISRLILFMFLVISLTGCLSKEQKKPELLLYTGIIMAPAVTELADTFCEQEDCTIMISKGGSGTLAKSIEHNQYGDIFFSGNENFLPRMRELGLVDYEQHVGYNIATLMVQKGNPKNISNDLRVLANPEYYVILGNPESASIGQETQVILEEYGIFEEVIDNTRRLTPDSKDLNETLVKKEADVVLNWYASVYTYDSHDDVTVLPISHDVVSPNRLIMTRLSFTEYPELAKKFIDFSHSKEGQEILEKHGLGLTNTIES, encoded by the coding sequence CGGTTGTTTGTCCAAAGAACAGAAAAAGCCGGAGCTATTACTTTATACAGGGATTATTATGGCACCTGCTGTAACTGAACTTGCTGACACGTTTTGTGAACAGGAAGACTGTACGATTATGATTAGCAAAGGTGGCTCAGGGACGTTAGCGAAGAGTATTGAGCATAATCAATACGGAGATATCTTTTTTTCAGGTAATGAGAATTTTCTTCCGAGAATGAGGGAACTAGGTTTAGTCGATTATGAGCAGCATGTAGGGTATAACATAGCAACGCTAATGGTCCAAAAAGGGAACCCAAAGAACATATCAAACGATTTACGTGTGCTAGCAAATCCAGAGTATTATGTAATTCTTGGTAACCCTGAAAGTGCATCAATAGGTCAGGAAACCCAAGTAATACTTGAAGAGTACGGGATTTTTGAGGAAGTAATAGATAATACAAGAAGACTTACACCAGATAGCAAGGATTTAAACGAAACACTAGTTAAAAAAGAAGCTGATGTTGTTTTAAATTGGTATGCTTCTGTCTATACATATGACTCTCATGATGATGTGACAGTTTTGCCAATTAGTCATGACGTAGTAAGTCCTAATAGACTAATCATGACTCGCCTTTCATTCACAGAATATCCTGAACTAGCCAAGAAGTTTATTGATTTCAGCCACTCAAAAGAAGGACAGGAAATTTTAGAGAAACACGGGTTAGGCTTAACAAATACAATAGAAAGCTAG